CGAAGTGCTTCAAGTCAGTTCCGCTTCGCGGATCGCGCCCGCCATAGCCTGCGCGCTGGCTGCGTAGGTTCGGCGCGCAGATCAGTCTCACCGAAGTGCAGGCTCTTCAGCTTGCCTGGAGCAGATCGAACTCGCTGCTGCCGCCCTGCTCCTACCATCGATAATTCAATGAGGCGTAGACGGTGCGGCGCGTGCCATAGATCACTGAGTTCCAGTAGAAGCCGGCAGTGTAGTATTCCGTGTCGAAGATGTTTGTTCCCGACAGCGAGAAGGTGGCGCCGCGTAGCTGATGATCGAGCTTGCCAAGGTCGTAGCGAAGAGACGCGTCCACCAGCGCATAGCCTGGGATCGCGATCTGCCCGCCATTGGCATCGTTCATGACGGCCCAAGAACTGCCGACATAGCGAAGGCCGGCGCCGATGCCGAGCCCATCCAGAGTTCCCTCGTAGAAGGTGTAGTAGGCCCATAGAGCGGCGCTGTTGTGCGGGACGCCCGACGGCGCGGTGCCCACCTTGCTTATGCCGGCGTCGTTGGGATTGTCCTGCGTCACCACCGTGTCGAGATAGGTGAAGGAGGCGATGATATCGAGGTTAGCGGTGACGTTCGCCTTGGCCTCCAGCTCGATGCCTCGCGAGCGCACTTCGCCGTCCTGCACCGAATAGCCCACGTTGATGGGATCCGTGGTGAGCACGTTCTGCTGGGTGATCTGGAACACCGACGCCGTGAACATGGCCCGCCAGCCCTGCGGCTCATACTTGATGCCGGCCTCGTACTGCTCGCCGGTCGTTGGCTTGAACGACCGGCCCTGAAAATCCGTCCCAGCCACCGGCAGGAAGGAGGTGGCGTAGCTGGCATAGGGCATCACGCCGTTGTCGAACTTGTACCCCAGGCCCGCACGCCATGTGAAAGCGGAATAGTTGGCCGCCACAACTTCGTCCGTAAAGCCGTAGTCTGCGAGGATGGTGCGCGAGTAATAATTTGCTTCCTCGTTGCGCGCCCAATCCTGGCGTCCACTCAAAGTGAGCAACCAGTTGTTGATTGTCATCTGATCCTGCGCGTAGATCCCGATCTGGGAGATGGTACTCTCCGTATCCGACCAGGGGCGGCCGAACGTATAGATGAAATTATAGTTCGGCGCGAAAATGTTGATGGCGTTGTAGTTGGTGGAATTCGTTCGGATTTCGCTGGCGTTGTACCATCCCCCGTCGACGCCGAGCAGGATCTTGTGTGCCACCGGCCCGGTCTGGAAATGGCGGGAGAGATGGGTGTCGATCAGGAAGCTGTCCGAAACCTTGGGTCGCAACTGCACGCCGACATTGTAATATTTGTTGTCTACCACCGCGATAGGCC
The nucleotide sequence above comes from Xanthobacter flavus. Encoded proteins:
- a CDS encoding TonB-dependent siderophore receptor, producing the protein MIYPGPGRAQEGAPGITFSIPAQDLGSALTTFADKAGLRLLFPSDLVAGRRAPGLSGTYSRDAGLARLLAGTGLVYRFTSSNTVTIAAPQAQGAAGSGEAWLGTVDVEGDNAQQVVALETSAGTKTETPLIDTPQSISVVTRAEMDQRGVQDFNSAVAYTPGVRAVDYPGGQGMPDLYIRGFRAIDQNANYRDGLRNGFNNYDSDIEVYGLQRLDVVKGPTSALYGAGTPGGIIDAVTKRPTATPLHEIEILGGNYDRIQGAFDIGGPATEDGTWLYRVTGLFRDSGTQIDYSPDNRIYIAPAVTWQPNANTSLTLLANYQKTEKGGSEQSIPMANSLFQLGPKISPSLYLGAPGLSSWNVENTSVGYEFKHTFDNDWQLVQNARYAHADVDYNTAWGWDWPIAVVDNKYYNVGVQLRPKVSDSFLIDTHLSRHFQTGPVAHKILLGVDGGWYNASEIRTNSTNYNAINIFAPNYNFIYTFGRPWSDTESTISQIGIYAQDQMTINNWLLTLSGRQDWARNEEANYYSRTILADYGFTDEVVAANYSAFTWRAGLGYKFDNGVMPYASYATSFLPVAGTDFQGRSFKPTTGEQYEAGIKYEPQGWRAMFTASVFQITQQNVLTTDPINVGYSVQDGEVRSRGIELEAKANVTANLDIIASFTYLDTVVTQDNPNDAGISKVGTAPSGVPHNSAALWAYYTFYEGTLDGLGIGAGLRYVGSSWAVMNDANGGQIAIPGYALVDASLRYDLGKLDHQLRGATFSLSGTNIFDTEYYTAGFYWNSVIYGTRRTVYASLNYRW